The following coding sequences are from one Microbacterium wangchenii window:
- a CDS encoding energy-coupling factor transporter transmembrane component T encodes MSARVDPYAAPLATGRLRFLPRLNPLAKLAAPLPAIVLVLFARDVITPLTFLVLGYAVLVVGAPWTRRLGMALGVVVPVGVAAVGVAFSLWADASRVDDTAVLVQLGGWTWYAGAVESGFSTALRLAAILVLALIGGMTTTGPDLVRALVQQLRVPYRIGYTALAAFRFVPRFGYELDVIRQAHRVRGAHGGRGPFAAIARWVGYMVPLLAGAIRHAERVALAMDARAFGAYPERTERHLVPFRTRDAAFVAGFWVVTVALFWVVRAWGA; translated from the coding sequence ATGAGCGCGCGCGTCGACCCGTACGCCGCCCCCCTCGCGACGGGGCGGCTGCGGTTCCTGCCGCGCCTCAATCCCCTCGCCAAGCTCGCGGCGCCGCTGCCGGCGATCGTGCTCGTGCTCTTCGCCCGTGATGTGATCACCCCGCTGACCTTCCTTGTGCTGGGGTACGCGGTGCTGGTGGTGGGCGCCCCGTGGACGCGGCGCCTGGGCATGGCGCTGGGCGTTGTCGTGCCGGTGGGGGTGGCGGCGGTCGGCGTGGCGTTCTCGCTGTGGGCGGATGCGAGCCGCGTCGACGACACCGCCGTCCTCGTGCAGCTGGGCGGATGGACGTGGTACGCCGGCGCTGTGGAGAGCGGGTTCTCCACCGCGCTGCGACTGGCCGCCATCCTCGTCCTCGCCCTCATCGGCGGGATGACCACGACGGGGCCGGACCTCGTCCGCGCCCTCGTCCAGCAGCTGCGTGTGCCGTACCGCATCGGCTACACCGCCCTCGCCGCGTTCCGCTTCGTGCCGCGGTTCGGGTACGAGCTGGACGTCATCCGCCAGGCTCATCGCGTCCGCGGGGCCCACGGCGGCCGAGGACCCTTCGCCGCCATCGCCCGATGGGTCGGCTACATGGTGCCGCTGCTGGCGGGCGCCATCCGTCACGCCGAGCGCGTGGCCCTCGCGATGGATGCGCGCGCGTTCGGCGCGTACCCCGAGCGCACCGAACGCCACCTCGTGCCCTTCCGCACCCGCGACGCCGCGTTCGTCGCGGGGTTCTGGGTGGTCACCGTCGCGCTGTTCTGGGTGGTGCGCGCGTGGGGCGCCTGA